A window of Rhododendron vialii isolate Sample 1 chromosome 11a, ASM3025357v1 genomic DNA:
ATCGTGGTCATCCATGCCCTAACTGCGGTCAAAACAATGTTAAGGTATGTGGATTTGAACAGATTAATGGCAAATCAGTTTCTGATGACATTTAGTGGCAACTAATTCACGCCTCTTATATGTGCTGAATTCGAAGGATTTTATTACTGTTTACATTTGTAGCCTCAACACACATGGGTATGGACTGATAATCATTAACATGATGATAgtatagatatatcaaaattgaaaatctaGAAATAGTGCCTATATGTGGATTAAAAGATATGTTTTAGATGTGGACCTCAGGGATGAACGCAGTTTTCTACTTCTGTTTCGTGTTTAAACTGAAGTTGTTTAGTCAGTATATGAGGGCGAACCTGtttcttttataaattttaGCCAAAACGATATGCTCAAGTAGTTCTAAACCAAAAGGAATTGTGTTGATTTCCTGGAGGTGGTCAGATTCGGAAGAGAAGTATCCTCCCAGTCAGGCTGATGATGGAACAGATTCTAATGACATTGGCTTTTGATTTATTTGCcactttgttttctgttttgcatTGTTTTGTTAGTGGAAAGGCTGCATTGTCCCTACAATGGGGTGTGTTACCTAAATTTGTGGAACTAATATAGCAGCATTACCAATTGATACATGACTTGCAAATGGACATGAACGGATGTAGTAGCATTACTATTTGTAGTCTCAATGCTTGTGTTTCGATTCTGCCCATAAAAATTGCATGTTCAGGTAACTTTGTGGAAAACGATTGGGAACTTTCTTCTGCCCTCCTCACCTAATGTTATCATAACAGGTTGGCAATAACAATCACATTTTCTGCTGGCAATGTCAAAGCCATTACTGCTACTTGTGTAGAAAGATGGTGAGGCGAAGCTCTCAGCATTACAGACCTAAGGGTTGCAAGCAGCACACAGTGTGATAGACGGACCTAAGGATTGCAACTTGCAAGCAGCACACATTGGGATAGTTCACATTACCCCCTTGTATACTCAAAAAGGGTAAACCAAAAAATTTGGTTGGACCCAGGTCAGATGCAACCTAGTTCAATGGACATTGAGATCTTATTTGCATTTCTCTTCTGTCAGCTTTGTCCCGTAATGATAATGGCATTTGTGTGTGCCCCCGCTATTGAATGTTTGGGATTTTAGAGTTGTCACTAAGACGTTTTGGTTCTTCCGGTGGGTGTAACCTTCTGAGGCGTTTAGTCCCCTGACGGTTTCAGGGTGATTGATACTGTACGTATAGGGAAAACacagatttcatttttttttttttttaaactcggCGACATTCAATAGTGTTAGTTGCGAAAACGCAGTTTCAAATGTTGAGTTGTGTTGTGTTGGATCGTATCAAGTTTCTTTCTTCTATTCCAACCCTGCATATGATTGCAGAATTCCAACTCATTAAGTTTAATCGGGCAACGTGGACTGCGAGCAtgttattgtttcttttttatggCTTCTATTTTGTTAAATACATCTTTTATTCTCCgttttacattttcatttcaaacatGTTACCAGTAGGACTCTTCAAAAATTCATTGGAATCAATCAATTGGCCCAGATCGGTCTGATTCTGGAATTGTGAAAGGTGATTGATTCATATTTGTTTCACTTCGGcttcaaataatttaaaatcGTTGATACGGTTTGGCCACATGTTTAGGATTAAAATTCTATAGTATGGAATAGAgcagttatttttgtaaaatttagggctgcaaacgagccgagctttgtcaagctcgagcttggctcgtttactaaatgagccaaaaacttgagctcgagcccTTACCGAGCCAAGCttattcatttactaaacgagcctctttaatcgagccaagcCTCCCTTAACAAGTCGAGCTTTCGTCGAACAAGCCGAGCcactcaagctcaagctcggctcgtttagttcgctagctgctcggttcatttgcagcaaACAGAGTAATCTCTCTCGCAGTCTGATCATATTTTTATGCGTAGATTGTAGCTGTCGGATCAATTCTTTTCTCCATAGAATATTATCAATGTAAATCTACCTCTCTCGCTGAGCGACATACGAGTGGGGCAAGCCGCAGGGCATCAACCACCTCATCAAGCACTCGCGCTCGTGACGAGAATTAAACCCTCGCCTTTCATGTGGAAGAGGTGAGGAAGTGACATCGGACTACATGCCCGTTTAAATGTTGCATTTTATCATAAagaatgaaactttttttttttctcttctctgtcAAATCTCATACGCTAAATGTCTAAACATACAAACAAAAGCAACTTCTAAAGCTGTTGGATCATCTTCTCTCAACTTCGTAGCCGTGATTAAGTAGAAACAAAAAACGAAAACTAGTACTGATTTCTTTATCATATCTCCCCTTCTACCTTTTTTGTTACATTTGTGCAATCTTTCTGTATCATCAACTTTTTAATAAACTTCTACACATTTTTAGGTTAAAAAATACGTctacaaattgaaaatatctatCTCATCGCGTTTCAATAATACCTATACATAATACATATTCATCTATTCAAATTTCAGAgcattatttctcttttttccgTGCTGCCCAACTGACAAAAATAATCTTGCACATTTCACGTTTACAATGATAAATTTGAATGATTATGGCTGAGCTGCGGAAAATTTTGGTTCAAATGTTAATggattttataaaaattaattatggatAGACGATTTCAGGCGcataatcaagaaaaaaatttggaaattaCCGGTTGAGTGTCTTCAGGCACTAATCACTACCATAGCAGTTTCCTTGGGCAACTTTGTCAAACCCAGGCTCAAGTTGGGGCATCAGTTCCAAGCAATTAGGGTGGACATATAATATAGGTTTGAGGTTTATGCAACATCAAAGCAGTACTATTTTACAAAACAGGTTCTTGGCTTGGCATACTAGCTAACAAGACACAAGAACTCAGCTTTGGGACCTGAAATATCGTAAAACCAAAAATAGTAGTACGGGAAATGAAGGTAAAACATGTAGCCTGTGTGAAGGAGATACGATAATCATGCTAAGAATGCCTATTGCAGAAGGGTTAGCAATCAAATGGTGCTCCTCACAGAACTAATGTGGTGAACAAGCACCTgtatttctcctttcttttctgttttgttcaATACATACCTGATATACCCTAGAACAAGTAAAGCATGCAAAACTGTCAATCATTCTAAAGAAGGCCTATGAATCATTTCCAGAGGCTTCTTCCTCTGGCTTGACAAAGAACTCGATATAAGCAATACGACTAGGTTGCTGATAGCCAGCAGAATCAACATGGGAATGTGAAACAGACGGTCTCGCAACAGAAACCAGGTGTTGAACTTTCAACATCCCACCTCTCCCGATGGTCAACTTGCTCCCTCTATTATCTTTGATCACGCTACTAGGTATGTTTGAAGTTGTTGCACGGAGGAACTTGTACTTGTACCTTTCCATACCAAAGAAAACAGTAAGCAAACGCTGTAGATAAAAGGGTGGTTTTTTCGTATTCACTTGTCTGTATCTCAGAATAACTAAGTAATATAGATGAATGTTTGAAATTGACCAAAAATGTACCAACAGGTACCTGTAGGAGGCTCGTTGATCACAATGGAATGCAATCAACAAATCGGTATTCGCATAATACATGAAGTCTATCTGCAACGAATATGATCGTCAAGTATTGTGGGAGAAAGGGATAATTATGGCAACAAATACTTGCTCATTTCTGGAGTCAAATAACACCTGTAAGTCACCATGGCCTTCACCTCTGAAGGTGACAGTAGGGGGAACTGGTTGTAAAACTATCTGGATGCTTGATCCGGGCCATTCTAGATCATCAATAGCTTCCTTTAGAGCTGCAGACTGGGGGTGAACGCCATGATATTAGCAGGACCTATAGTCCTCACCTTAAATATAGAAGATTCTCTAGATACAAACATGAAAAAACTCATACTTATTCTGGCTAGCTTTCCATTCCAATAATTGCTTGGAGCAGGAAGTCAATAAATGCAGAAATTGACAATTGTATACTACCATGATGGAGATAATAAACTGCCAGCAGTTATGCACTGGAAGCATTGAAATTGAAACCACCCAACCAAGACTTTGCGTTTTAGTTTCAAAAAGACAGAGCCTTGGCATTAGACAACTAAGTTTTAAAAAGACAAAGAGCCTTGGCATTGGACAACTAAAGAATGTTCCGGGATCTTAACAATCTTAAAGGGTGGCTTGGCCCACGGTAAGGCTTTCCATTAGTGCCCCCTGTTGGCAAGGGTTTGAGTAGTGGAAAACCTCTAGCGAAATAGGAGTAAGGCTGTATAATGTCGCTGTCCCCAGAATACGCTCTAAGCAGAAGAGCATGTAAGGCCCTGATTATCGATTACGGTAAGGAATAGTCGAAGTAGAATATTAGAGCCTTTCAGTTCGATAAGATCTGTCTGTCAGAACAGAGACATTTTTTATACATGCATTTTGGGGGATCTCTGAGCCAAATAAGGATGACACCAACACGCCTTCTCAGACAGGCCCATGTTAAATCTTATTCCCTTCCATTAGGCATTAGTATGACATGGTTACTCAAACAAAACCGTTAAAAAGGAGTGGATCAAAAATTGACTCCAAACATCACCATTGGTCCAGTTGAAGTTTTGGTAGAAGGATGGAAACCTATGTTAGCAAagacacggatacggacacagACACGGAAATTCTAAAAGAATGGGGATACGGATGTGGAgggggacacgccacatgtATAAACATACATAAATGTTTATGTATatataacattttttttcccaagtttaaattgcaaaatgcaaacaaaacGAAATGGATGAGAGGAATCTGATGTTAGGGTTTCTTCTCTTGAGGACTTGTTTTTATAGGTTAACTTACACTTAAACCCAGAATATTTAATTAATAACATAGTTAccctcaaaaaaatttaaaaaatacacttacaccCCTATCGTGTCCCCATATGCGTCCCCCTAAGAAATTAACTTAAATAATTGGACACGCCATGTGGCGTGTCAGGCACGTATCTAGCTGTGTTGTCAGACACAGCGATACCTCGACGTCTAgaagtgtcggtgctacatagatGGCAACTAAAGTTTATCCTTACGTAGGTTGTCTATGAAACCTTAGTTAAAGTTCATATACTCCATTGTACATGATACTGGGCACCAAAGGTCACCCAACCTTTGTGAGGATATAGACAAGTTATCAACTCAGCCCAGCCCAATGTGCATGGAAAATAGTTACTTTATCTTGAAGCTCAATCCATGGCTAATGATTAGAAGAACACATGACATTCCTAATTGGTGCCTCAAATGTGGAAGATTTGGGATATAATATGCAATTTTTTGACAGAAATCTGATATGGTCCACAAAATACGAGATACCTGGGGGGAGGACAGTATCCCTAGTGACCTAGTCATAGTAGGTAAATTCGACTAGGCTTACTATGACTAGATAAATTACAGTAACAAAAAACTTGCTAAAGTCGAGACCATAACGAATTTATAGAATAAGGTGACACTTCTTGAAACTGACAGAGGATAGGTTCAATTCCATCTGGGTCGATATAATTGGTCTGACCTTGAGTGCTAATAAAATTAAAAGCAAGTACCTTAACAGTAAAACTGAGTGGGGTGCTTCCTGCAGGTTCAAAGTTGTAGTCCCATGAAACCATATCCAGAATCCTTGTTCTAATCTCGGCATAAATGCAAGCATTCACCGAATCAACAGATCTAATAAACAAAAGAAGCAGCATCATGGAAGGATCAAATTCAAGGATATAGCAATAATGCCAGCAGCAACTATAAAATCACAATTTTGTGGTCATTTATAAGCTTGCAATATGGGTAATCGTAACCGACAGTGCGTTCTAGGCTTTAATTCAGATATTTGAAGCAACTTCGACTCCCCGCTGGATCCAAAATAGAAAGAACCTTTTCTTTACTGAAAAAGAAGTCGCCTATAGTACTTTAGGTGCAGGTGGTGGCTGTACGGATTTCTTTAATTGGCCCCTGCACCACCTGCATGCTGCAGCTAAAAAGCTATACTTGAGTTTTTAAGACTTATTTAATAGCGACTTAGTACAAGTTTCACAAGGGATAACAAAAGACAAACCCATATAAGCAAGTTACAAAAACATACAGCACGGACCCAATGGTGAATCCACTACTTGTCACTTGCATCAGCTCCTCACAAACCAAATCTACAGACCGATACAGTTGTGTTCAGTCCAATTAATAGGCCATTACATACGAGGACAGAATCTATTGTTTCACATGTTGAGCACTGCTGTCTGTTCCACAAGCTAGTCTAAATGCAAATGGCACATTGCTGTTGCAAAATGGGACCTCAATATCCATTAAAATGCACCATTAAACCACTTCTTGGACATTGGAGGTAAACTGGGTAATGATATCCATATATatccttttgtcttttttatgcATAGATATCTCAAATAGATGACAACAATAATCAACATAAGAAATCAAGTAAAAACATACTTGAGAAGAAGCTGCATGTCTGGCCCTGGGTACTGGATTTCGATGGTGTTTGACTGCCCAGGAACTGAAAATGTGTTGAGGCAATCCACGAAGAGGCCCAAACTGACTCCGAAACGAGGCCGCCCTTGTGCACTATAATCATATTGAATGAAAAGCTGCAATAGGAAGTCATGCACTTTACAAcgtaaaagagaaaattttactTTCTAGCTCCTATAGTCCGGCTAGTTGCAAGAAAGCACCAAACACTTTTCTGTTAGTTCCATTTAGAGAATGTACTGTAATAGAAAGTGATTCTTGACGACTTTTCTTACCCGGAATCACATTCCCAAATCAAATAGGTTATGTAATATTCCAGGCTCAATCCACAAATGGGAATTGCGGACTCTAATAAATTTCTCAACAAAAGCTTCTTAGATACGATCCCAAAACTAACCCAAACATTTGAACGACCTCGACTGATGAATTACATTactgaatattttgattcttaATATACACATTTGGCATTTCCATTCCCGCTAAAAGGTTGCAGGCATCCAAACGCATTTGGTCACCCAAGGGGTTGGTTCAGCTGAATAAGGTTTGAGGTATGCTTCCCCAGGTCCCCAGCTCGAGTCTCCCTAGGGCAAGCCATGGGCTCCCATAAGAATGTCCCAAAGGCTGGTGGGGGCTATAGAGATTAGTCCCGAGGTGCACGCAAGCTGGCCCGTGGACACTCTagtttaccaaaaaacaaacaaacatagtTGGTCCAAATAATTTGACCTATTTCAATTTCCAGCATTTTATGAGCAACCAAACAAGGGATTTCACATCCTTTAAACCCAGTACCTCACGTTGTAGATACACTTTGGCCTGAAGACATCTGGACTCCTCAACAATCAAGACTATGCCATGCTCAGACAACTCCACAACCGCTTCCTAGATGCACAAATTGCAGTGAACAACAACCATAGAAATTCGAACAAGCACCTTATGCAATAACCCTAGAAAATCTGCTCGTGTGTTTGGTTCTCGGGAAAAGGTGGGGGAAGGGGGCAAGTGAGAAGGTTGGGGGTCTTGGTAAAAACCTGATGGCGTTTCCAGCGGACGGAGGAGAGGGCATCGACCATGCCTTGGACGTTGTCCAACTGACAAACCAGATCGGGTGCCTCTGGCTCTACCGCCGACGAGCTCATCCTCCACCTCTTTCCCGccaacaatatcaaaaacccCACCTCCTCGCACTCCTCGTTTCCTCTTTATATATAAGGATAAAATATGGGCTTGCCCTTCGCCATTAACTATtcaatactactccctccgttccataatgtttggcatttttagGAATGCgtatcatttttaaattgtatatatctttcaatccataatgttttaagcgattttttgaactttgtttaatagaacaaattaaactctatcaaacaagatctatattgcttataaaaaaaattatggattaaaaaatatagttaattttttcataaagctggaatagtgaaagtgtcaaacattatggaacggagggagtagtattttgtaCTAACCTTTAATTATCAATTCAACACGCATGCCCTTTACCTAAACGTAATtctaacttgattttttttttggcgccAAAAGAAGGGTAGTTTGGACATTTATCCCAAAAGCCTAAAAAATAGTAGAATTTGAGGAAATGATTTGGGGCAAAGCTGCAACAATTATTCTAAGACCACACCCAAATATACACCCACATACACTGcacactctagtgtgtgtggagcccacacacttgtgtgtgtaGGTGTATATATGGATGTGTGTGTAGGTGTATATATGGATGTGTGTTTTGGATGTGGAGGTAGAATTACTCAAGCCGCAAACCCTGATTGCTGAAACATACTCGATCAGAGAGAGACCAATTGCTAATTGCTCGACCTAGGGTTTACAATTGCTTTGGTGAATGATTAAGAATGGAATGGATCTTGAGAGCTCCAAATAGAAGGAAACCAATACGtaagccctttttttatttattatattatattataaattTGAGAAAACCGAAATGGAAGAAAAACGAAATGATCCCCTTTATATGTAACTAGGGCTTGTCTGTGCTTTAAGGCACGAAACAATTCATTCTGAACACAATTCAAATGAATTAGTATCATTATCTATTGTTGACCACCCGACCAGCAAAGCTAACTTCTTCTAGAGGTAGTGTTTTTAAGTAAGATTTCAACAGAGTTCATCTAATCAACTACATTAACACATTACGGCACAAATCAATCCATTACACCCTAAAAATGTCTAAAATGAGAGAGAATTCAGCTGCAagaaagaatgagagagagtaTTGGGATAGTAGTACATGCAAGAAAACATAAAGTGTGATCGGACGGTTATTACCCGTGCCACAAAATTTGAGTGTTCTAATTAATTGATTGCTTGGCAagtaaaaaacagaaaaaaaaatgagagggaaagagagaattCGAACACTAACCACACTAACAAAGCTACTGCCAAAGCCGAATTCTACAAAACCCGTGCCAAAATCGTGCACTCTGGCAAAGATAAATAATGGGAATACTCTTTGTTTTTTCCGGTTGCTAAGTTGATAGAAAGGTTGCCCCTAAAGCTGTGCACTCCAACAAAGATGAGTAAGAGGAATAGCATTTCTTTTTATGTTGCTAATGAATGGTTGATAGGCCAAAAAGCATCTTAGGGATTAGCATAGAacagccaattgattttgatccTCACCTTTGGTCTTGAATGATAATGTAacgatttgaatttttttttggacctattttttttttcaaataaaaaaaattttatagtttatgatttcaaattttattaaatGAATATTTTACTAACTATTCATAtgattccaaaatatattttattgatACCTTGTAACATATGTACTGGATAATTTTTCCACCACTCCCAGCCTTATCTCCTCTCTCAACCGACTCTCTCAATTctttgccctctctctctttcctccttcctACCCAAGCCAACCACCCCCTTTCCCATTTTTCGACAACCACCTCCCCTACCTCATTTTCTTGCCCAGTACCCTACCTCCTCCTCTCCAACCGGccctctccctcttctctcaCTCCTTGCACCCCACTCCACCCACCTTTATAAATAGCTCTCTctccatccaaaaaaaagacaaaaatttaacACCCCCTCTGCTGTGcccaaaaacaagaaagaaagagacaaaATTCAAGCTCCTTCAGTTCCACGCTAGCCCAGGTACCAAACCCAGATTACCCAACCGTAGCCCAGTTCTCAAGCATCCTAGAACCAATTCGCAATCGACCAAACCGTTCCCGAGCTGTCTTCCGTCGCCGCCGTCTCCTCCGTTTTTACCAAAACCAACTCGGAACCGTTTCGCTTTTCGGCCGAATTCAATGTATTATAATCCATCTCCTACCTTCTCCTAACTATATTAAGTGTATATGTATTGGTGTTTAACATTTCGGAGTAGGAGAAATCAACCCCAACGTTGCACGGCATCGCACGGAAATTCCCTTGTTTTTCGTTTCGAACAGTTACTGTTGACGtgtagttttttgaaaaagaagatgctGATATTACAGTTATCCCCCTGGACTTCGTGAAATTATAATTTGGGCTCCAAAAGATGTGTTTTGTCCTTGGTGGATTTAACTTACCTGTTAGTATATATGAATgataatgaaaataattgagttCGTAATTACGTTGCCTTGGTTTAGTGTTAATTGAATATGATacttataataaataaatagaatgaTGAAAGATTACTAATTAAATTacttgtttgataaaatttcccatttatttaataaattaaggGCATCGGCCCAATCATAAAATGCTATATGttttacttactcgcacaatatCAATTGCTACGTTGGCTTTCACATAGAAACGTATCACGTTTATTGATTACATTATTATGGATTCATGACTATTGTATTCGTTGGATCGAACTTAGGTTCGCTTGGTGATTTCAAATGAGAAATTATGCAGACGTTGTTATggttaatggaaaagaaaaaacagatgAAAGTTTTGGGCTTaacaggacctcaggggtagcctgacaggacccCGTAGTAATCGGGGGTAGCCTGGTAAGACCTTGAAGGCAGCCTGAAAGACCCGGTGTAGCTAGGGttgccaagcaggacctcaggggtggcctggcaggacctcaggtattgagggtagcctagcaggaccttgagggcagcctgatggacccaGAATTGTGAGGATGGCCAAGCAGGAtctcaggggtagcctggcaggaccttgagggcagcctgatggacctaaaAATTGTGAGgatggccaagcaggacctcaggggtagcctggcaggacctcaAGTATTGAAGGCAGCCTagtaggaccttgagggcagtcTGATGGACCAAGAATTGTGTGGATAGTCTACTAATACGTCGTGATATTGAAGGTAGCAGAACGTTTGAAATATGTAAAAcggaattttgagtttgaaaagcGATGGATACTATGGTTGTCATGCCCTGGATTTTTAACATATTAATGATTGTATTTCCGATAATAGTCCATCACGGTAGTACTTCATAATACCCCAAATTATCTCCCATCATCCGTCCAAAAGAACCATTAAGCTAAAGTTTACAATTtatggcactccggccccaaatgCTTAGACAATAATCCCAAAAGAgtaagtcaaaaaaaatgataggaaTTACGATTACATCTTTaaaaggattttacaaaagatgcCATGGT
This region includes:
- the LOC131307716 gene encoding uncharacterized protein LOC131307716 isoform X1 — its product is MSSSAVEPEAPDLVCQLDNVQGMVDALSSVRWKRHQEAVVELSEHGIVLIVEESRCLQAKVYLQRELFIQYDYSAQGRPRFGVSLGLFVDCLNTFSVPGQSNTIEIQYPGPDMQLLLKSVDSVNACIYAEIRTRILDMVSWDYNFEPAGSTPLSFTVKSAALKEAIDDLEWPGSSIQIVLQPVPPTVTFRGEGHGDLQIDFMYYANTDLLIAFHCDQRASYRYKYKFLRATTSNIPSSVIKDNRGSKLTIGRGGMLKVQHLVSVARPSVSHSHVDSAGYQQPSRIAYIEFFVKPEEEASGNDS
- the LOC131307716 gene encoding uncharacterized protein LOC131307716 isoform X2, producing MSSSAVEPEAPDLVCQLDNVQGMVDALSSVRWKRHQLFIQYDYSAQGRPRFGVSLGLFVDCLNTFSVPGQSNTIEIQYPGPDMQLLLKSVDSVNACIYAEIRTRILDMVSWDYNFEPAGSTPLSFTVKSAALKEAIDDLEWPGSSIQIVLQPVPPTVTFRGEGHGDLQIDFMYYANTDLLIAFHCDQRASYRYKYKFLRATTSNIPSSVIKDNRGSKLTIGRGGMLKVQHLVSVARPSVSHSHVDSAGYQQPSRIAYIEFFVKPEEEASGNDS